In Alkalihalobacterium alkalinitrilicum, a genomic segment contains:
- a CDS encoding DUF3870 domain-containing protein, with protein sequence MDTILVTGYAKAPQGSAMYEKYKYSGIVLEINKKTHIIENVEFTFITNLAKDYIKRLMVGYDLSKGLDEIINKIESNYIAPSTNSVIVALKAAYKRYLEKTNS encoded by the coding sequence ATGGATACAATTTTAGTGACAGGTTATGCAAAGGCTCCACAAGGGAGTGCGATGTATGAAAAGTACAAGTATTCAGGCATTGTATTAGAAATTAATAAGAAAACACATATAATTGAAAATGTTGAATTTACGTTTATAACGAATTTGGCAAAAGACTACATAAAAAGATTAATGGTTGGTTATGATCTATCAAAGGGTTTAGATGAGATCATAAATAAAATTGAAAGTAACTATATAGCACCATCTACAAATTCGGTCATAGTAGCTTTAAAAGCTGCATATAAACGTTATTTGGAAAAAACAAACAGTTGA